In the genome of Blastocatellia bacterium, the window TTCGAAGAATTCGGCGCGTTGTCGTAACAACTTGATCCGCTCGCGCACTGCCCGTTGATCGTTCGCATGAGGCGTCAGCTCAAGATAGCGTTCGAGGTAATCGGCAGCGCGACGAAAGTGACCGCGCTCGCTGAGCAGGTAGCCCAGATCGCGATACGTGCTGCCGCGCTGCGGGTCTATTGCCAGCGCTTGCCGCAGGTACGATTCAGCCTGTTCAATCTGTTGCTCGTGTCTCAAGATGATGGCATAGTTGATTCGCGCTGAAACATCGTGCGGCGCTTCGCTCATGGCGCGCTCAATCTCGCGTTTAGCGTCGCCGTAGCGCCCCAACTCGATCAAGCAATATCCAAAGTTCGTGCGAGCGCCGGGGAAGCTGGCATCCTGATGCAGCGCTCTCTCAAATTCGGATGCAGCGGCCAGCAGCGCGCTCCGGCGATCTTCTGGATTCAAACCCAGTCGGGCTTGGGCGACCAGTCGCAAGCCTCGATTAAAATGCTCGGCGGCGCGATCATGAGACACGCCGGACGGATTACCCTGTAGCCCTTCCTCAACCATGAAGCGAAAAAGTAACAAAGCACCACTTCATTGCAAAGGCCGCGATACCGGTCCTGCGTTCCGTGATTGCCTTGGTGAACGCAACCCGATAGAATGCCTCTGCCGGTCATGATGGTCAGCACGCTAGGCAGAAGGCTCGTTCATGCGCCATGGTTCGTGTCGGCGCTTATCGGCGTCACGTTCTGCTCTGTGCTGTGCGGGTGTCAACGACAAAGCGCCGGGCCGGCCAGTGGGTCGGTGCATCTATTCGTCCCCGTGCAAGACCAAGCAGGCCTTCTGTTCACCCACGTTCACGGCGGCAGCGGTCGCAAGTATATGATCGAGACGATGGGATCAGGCGGAGGCTTTCTCGATTACGACAATGATGGCTGGCTCGATATTTACCTGGTGCAAAGCGGACCGCTGCCCGGCTTCTCCGATCAAACGCCGCTTCCCAACAAACTCTATCGCAATAACGGCGACGGCACGTTCACCGATGTCACCGAGCAGGCCGGCCTCGGCGATACGAGCTACGGCATGGGCTGCGCGTTTGGCGACATTGACAACGATGGCTTCATTGATATTTTCGTCACCAACTTTGGCCCGAATAAACTCTATCGCAATAACGGCGACGGCACGTTCACCGATGTCACCGAGCGGGCCGGCGTCGGCGATCCCCGCTGGGGTTCAAGCGCCGCGTTCGCCGACTATGATGGCGACGGCTTTCTCGATCTGTACGTGGTCAATTACGTCAACTTCAGCCTCGACCGTAACATTTACTGCGGTGAGCCTGGCTTGCAAACGTATTGCCACCCGGATGTCTACGACGGTGTCCCCGACATTCTCTATCGCAACAACGGCGACGGAACATTCACCGATGTGACACGACAAGCTGGTCTCTACATTGACGCGAAAGACCAAAGCAAAGGCCTGGGCGTAGTCTGGAGCGATTACGACAACGATGGCGATGCGGATATTTTCGTCGCTAATGACTCGACGCGACAATTTCTCTTTCGCAACAACGGCAATGGCACGTTCACTGAGATTGGCGTCAGCGCTGGTTTCGCATACAACGGTCAGGGCAAGACAACAGCCGGCATGGGGATCGACGCCGGCGATTACAACGGCGACGGATTCTTCGATCTGTTCATCACCAACCTCGACTTTGAAACCAACACGCTCTATCACAGCCTCGGCGATGGCAGCTTCGAGGACCGAACGGATACGACCGGCCTGGCAGCGCCCAGCTTGACGCGGGTTGGTTTCGGCACAAATTTCTTCGACTTCGATAACGATGGCGACGTGGACCTTTTCGTCGCTAATGGTCACATCATTGATAACATTGCCCGACAGAACCCTAGCCTTTCCTACGAGCAACCGGCGCAGCTCTATGAAAACCTGGGACGCGGGCCGTTCGCCGACATTTCCGCTCGCGCCGGCGCCTTCTTCCGGACTCCGTGGGTTGGTCGCGGAGCAGCGTTCGGTGACGTAGATAATGACGGCGACGTTGACATCTTGCAGACCAACAACAACCAACGAGCGCTGCTGCTGCGCAACGAGATAGGACATCGCCAGAACTGGGTCATGCTGAAACTGGCCAGCCGCCACCGTGGCCGCGACGCCATCGGCGCGCGCGTCACACTCGTGGCCGGCGATTTGACCCAGATTGAAGAGGTTCGCAGCGGGTCGAGTTATCTTTCACAAAATGATCTACGAGTCCACTTCGGCATAGGAAATCGCCAGACGATTGATTACATCGAAATCCGCTGGCCGGAGGGCCTCAGGCAGAGGCTGTCGGGCGAGCAGGTC includes:
- a CDS encoding tetratricopeptide repeat protein, producing MLLFRFMVEEGLQGNPSGVSHDRAAEHFNRGLRLVAQARLGLNPEDRRSALLAAASEFERALHQDASFPGARTNFGYCLIELGRYGDAKREIERAMSEAPHDVSARINYAIILRHEQQIEQAESYLRQALAIDPQRGSTYRDLGYLLSERGHFRRAADYLERYLELTPHANDQRAVRERIKLLRQRAEFFELPDCWLTPLGVMADLRQRVAAALLDGAFYVALWFMVSRLFERVPWAALHQMPIFFSMLYLYQVLATQTLGGSIGKMMASLAVKHDAPVSWYDPITVRETLRCGPALIGLLLPRPWNVAILVLLVGWALLSALRHREGRAWYDRLSRCYVVESQYQRRGIVAWVLWVVCLIAGALAAFP
- a CDS encoding CRTAC1 family protein, yielding MMVSTLGRRLVHAPWFVSALIGVTFCSVLCGCQRQSAGPASGSVHLFVPVQDQAGLLFTHVHGGSGRKYMIETMGSGGGFLDYDNDGWLDIYLVQSGPLPGFSDQTPLPNKLYRNNGDGTFTDVTEQAGLGDTSYGMGCAFGDIDNDGFIDIFVTNFGPNKLYRNNGDGTFTDVTERAGVGDPRWGSSAAFADYDGDGFLDLYVVNYVNFSLDRNIYCGEPGLQTYCHPDVYDGVPDILYRNNGDGTFTDVTRQAGLYIDAKDQSKGLGVVWSDYDNDGDADIFVANDSTRQFLFRNNGNGTFTEIGVSAGFAYNGQGKTTAGMGIDAGDYNGDGFFDLFITNLDFETNTLYHSLGDGSFEDRTDTTGLAAPSLTRVGFGTNFFDFDNDGDVDLFVANGHIIDNIARQNPSLSYEQPAQLYENLGRGPFADISARAGAFFRTPWVGRGAAFGDVDNDGDVDILQTNNNQRALLLRNEIGHRQNWVMLKLASRHRGRDAIGARVTLVAGDLTQIEEVRSGSSYLSQNDLRVHFGIGNRQTIDYIEIRWPEGLRQRLSGEQVRINQITTISQPQR